The proteins below come from a single Archangium lipolyticum genomic window:
- a CDS encoding CpsD/CapB family tyrosine-protein kinase has product MEQTMERAGNFLPRVDDAAGSPNAVDKRVVSLTAPASSAAEQYRSLYYRLERMRELRPLKVVGVTSAMPGEGKTVTTVNLALAAARANPERRILLIDADLRRGQVADVLGIRGRPGLSELLAGECEIRDLVRRFQATRMAVITAGGTPEEPTQALASARMKQFLKVVRDHFDEVYVDLPPTLPFADSAILGHQTDGLLMVVRANVTPARAVNQAVEQLGGAPILGCVLNGAELSDTPYLKNYVRK; this is encoded by the coding sequence ATGGAACAGACCATGGAGAGGGCGGGAAATTTCCTTCCTCGCGTTGACGACGCCGCGGGCTCGCCGAACGCGGTGGACAAGCGGGTGGTGTCGCTGACGGCGCCCGCCTCGAGCGCGGCGGAGCAGTACCGCAGCCTCTACTACCGGCTGGAGCGGATGCGCGAGCTGCGGCCCCTGAAGGTGGTGGGCGTCACCTCGGCCATGCCCGGCGAGGGCAAGACGGTGACGACGGTGAACCTGGCCCTGGCGGCGGCCCGGGCCAATCCGGAGCGGCGCATCCTCCTCATCGACGCGGACCTGCGCCGCGGCCAGGTGGCGGACGTGCTGGGCATCAGGGGCCGGCCGGGCCTGTCGGAGCTGCTGGCCGGGGAGTGTGAGATCCGCGACCTGGTGCGCCGCTTCCAGGCCACCCGCATGGCCGTCATCACCGCGGGCGGCACGCCCGAGGAGCCCACCCAGGCGCTCGCCAGCGCGAGGATGAAGCAGTTCCTCAAGGTGGTGCGCGATCACTTCGACGAGGTGTACGTGGACCTGCCGCCCACGCTGCCCTTCGCGGACTCGGCCATCCTGGGCCACCAGACGGACGGGCTGCTCATGGTGGTGCGCGCCAACGTCACCCCGGCCCGGGCGGTCAACCAGGCCGTGGAGCAGCTGGGCGGCGCGCCCATCCTGGGCTGCGTGCTCAACGGGGCGGAGCTGAGCGACACCCCGTATCTGAAGAAC